The following coding sequences are from one Desulfosporosinus orientis DSM 765 window:
- the pyrR gene encoding bifunctional pyr operon transcriptional regulator/uracil phosphoribosyltransferase PyrR: MEGTVKSKILDADGIRRAVTRISHEIVEKNKGTDKLVLVGIRRRGVPLAQRIQQYIEEFEGVKVPLGILDITLYRDDLSTIDIHPVVHETDIPVSIEGKAVILIDDVLYTGRTARAALDATMDIGRPDRIQLAVLVDRGHRELPIRADYVGKNLPTSRREIVAVRLKEVDGDEDILLLERDDSYHKS, encoded by the coding sequence TTGGAAGGAACTGTTAAAAGCAAGATTCTAGATGCAGACGGAATTCGCCGGGCAGTCACCCGTATTTCTCATGAAATTGTCGAGAAGAACAAAGGGACCGACAAATTGGTCTTAGTAGGGATTCGGCGCAGAGGGGTGCCTTTGGCTCAACGAATTCAGCAGTATATTGAAGAATTCGAAGGCGTAAAAGTTCCCTTGGGAATTTTAGATATTACTCTCTATCGAGATGATTTAAGTACTATTGATATTCATCCGGTGGTTCACGAAACGGATATTCCAGTAAGTATTGAAGGAAAAGCCGTTATTCTCATCGATGATGTTCTTTACACCGGGAGGACAGCCCGGGCGGCTCTGGACGCTACTATGGATATTGGCAGGCCGGACCGGATTCAACTGGCAGTGCTTGTGGATCGCGGACACCGGGAATTGCCTATTCGAGCAGATTATGTCGGCAAGAACCTGCCCACTTCAAGGCGTGAAATTGTGGCTGTACGCCTAAAAGAAGTGGATGGAGACGAAGATATCCTTCTCCTTGAACGGGATGACAGTTATCATAAAAGTTAA
- a CDS encoding RluA family pseudouridine synthase, translating into MDKAVNERDNKNDCPMVESELVSDDDLCQGLDSLISMERIELPEGVRLDVGVTEVLGRSRSYVQGLIIQNYILVNGLSKKANYKVRFGDKITVMVPPPQELQAEPENIPLEILYEDEDVLVVNKPQGMVVHPAPGAWQGTLVNALLFHCHNLSGINGVLRPGIVHRIDKDTSGILVVAKNDTAHQGLAAQLKAHSMERRYLTIVHGVIHEPSGTVDAPIGRDPAERKRMAVVRQHSKHAVTHYTVLKRLSETTFLEVRLETGRTHQIRVHMAYIKHPVFGDPVYGPKKNKFGLQGQMLHAAHLGFKHPVKGGWLEFDAPLPSKFAEVLEKLHDGVSWDV; encoded by the coding sequence ATGGACAAAGCAGTAAATGAAAGGGACAATAAGAATGACTGCCCAATGGTTGAGTCGGAATTAGTCAGTGATGATGACTTATGCCAAGGCTTAGATTCTCTGATAAGTATGGAAAGGATTGAACTTCCGGAGGGAGTTCGCCTGGATGTTGGAGTGACAGAAGTATTAGGCAGGAGCAGGTCTTATGTCCAAGGACTTATTATTCAAAATTATATTTTAGTTAACGGACTGAGTAAAAAGGCAAATTATAAAGTACGCTTTGGCGATAAAATTACAGTTATGGTTCCTCCTCCTCAAGAGCTTCAGGCTGAACCAGAAAACATCCCCCTGGAGATCCTTTATGAAGACGAAGATGTATTGGTTGTGAATAAGCCCCAAGGGATGGTCGTTCATCCGGCTCCGGGTGCTTGGCAGGGAACCTTGGTTAATGCCTTGTTATTTCATTGTCATAATCTTTCCGGTATCAATGGGGTGCTGCGTCCCGGGATTGTCCATCGTATTGATAAAGATACTTCGGGAATTTTGGTAGTGGCCAAGAATGATACTGCCCATCAAGGGCTTGCTGCCCAGCTGAAAGCGCATTCTATGGAGCGCAGGTATTTGACCATAGTGCACGGCGTGATTCATGAACCCTCTGGAACAGTCGATGCGCCCATTGGAAGGGATCCGGCCGAACGAAAACGGATGGCAGTGGTAAGGCAGCATTCTAAGCATGCAGTGACACACTATACCGTATTAAAACGCTTGAGTGAAACAACTTTTCTCGAAGTTCGCTTAGAAACAGGGAGAACTCATCAAATACGTGTTCATATGGCCTATATTAAGCACCCGGTCTTTGGAGATCCTGTGTATGGTCCGAAAAAAAACAAATTTGGTTTACAGGGACAAATGCTTCATGCGGCTCACTTAGGATTTAAACATCCCGTTAAGGGAGGTTGGCTGGAGTTCGATGCTCCGCTGCCTTCAAAATTTGCTGAAGTTCTTGAAAAATTGCACGATGGAGTAAGCTGGGATGTATAA
- the lspA gene encoding signal peptidase II: MLVWLAIIGVWGIDRWLKILVQTNFIPGETLKVIPEIFHLTYVLNPGAAFGLMAGRTWIFVVTAVLVVFGVIYGQFRIPRKEWITRLALGMIGGGALGNLYDRLVIGRVVDYLDFQIWPYVFNFADSMIVIGVGLLILALLREEKAKNEVADD; encoded by the coding sequence TTGTTGGTTTGGCTTGCAATAATCGGGGTTTGGGGTATTGATCGCTGGCTGAAGATTCTCGTTCAAACAAACTTTATTCCAGGGGAAACCCTGAAAGTTATTCCAGAAATATTTCATCTTACCTATGTCTTGAATCCGGGTGCGGCTTTTGGTCTGATGGCCGGCCGAACCTGGATTTTTGTAGTTACTGCGGTTTTGGTAGTTTTCGGTGTGATTTATGGGCAATTCCGTATTCCCCGCAAGGAGTGGATTACACGTCTGGCCTTAGGTATGATCGGGGGAGGAGCATTAGGGAACTTGTATGACAGACTTGTGATTGGACGGGTTGTCGATTATCTTGATTTTCAAATTTGGCCTTATGTTTTTAATTTTGCTGATAGTATGATCGTTATTGGAGTAGGACTGCTGATCTTGGCCCTGCTTAGGGAAGAAAAGGCAAAAAATGAAGTTGCCGATGATTAA
- a CDS encoding TraR/DksA C4-type zinc finger protein: MIQNLRDERAEMIETAAELISGDMRDSLGELSLADNHPADVGTEVYQRSQDVAEYDRLSHKIGAIDGALERYEKGEYAKCEHCGQEIPYERLELMPYTTVCTKCSRKEEKEEQHSLHREPVEDEILNRPFSRTFNDGTDQVEFDGEDAWQAVARYGTSDSLQDLGTNRDISDPNDLYEDGDEVIGAVQYIETLETQREPEGRVNTIHYGKKHGRT, translated from the coding sequence TTGATACAAAACCTTCGTGATGAAAGAGCAGAGATGATAGAAACCGCGGCTGAACTTATTAGTGGAGATATGCGAGATTCGTTGGGGGAATTATCACTGGCAGATAATCATCCTGCCGATGTTGGTACTGAAGTTTATCAAAGGTCTCAAGATGTTGCTGAGTATGATCGTTTAAGCCATAAGATCGGAGCAATTGATGGAGCATTAGAACGCTATGAAAAAGGGGAATATGCAAAGTGCGAGCATTGTGGTCAGGAAATTCCCTATGAACGACTTGAGCTGATGCCGTATACGACGGTCTGTACAAAATGCAGCCGCAAAGAGGAGAAAGAAGAGCAGCATTCTCTGCATCGTGAACCTGTTGAAGACGAAATTCTGAATCGCCCGTTTTCCAGAACCTTTAATGATGGCACTGACCAGGTTGAATTTGATGGTGAAGATGCTTGGCAGGCAGTTGCACGTTACGGAACCTCAGATTCTTTGCAGGATTTAGGAACGAATCGAGATATCTCAGATCCTAATGATCTATATGAAGATGGCGACGAAGTAATTGGAGCCGTCCAATATATTGAGACCCTTGAAACGCAAAGAGAGCCTGAAGGGCGAGTAAATACTATTCACTACGGAAAAAAACACGGCCGTACTTAG
- a CDS encoding DUF5665 domain-containing protein: MRLLREVSNVADADWNQEKTKNISEKKSEKTADYNGVSVHELARLNHQVTLLSETLEKMRLAEYIAYLNRPGRMLWFNFLVGLLRGLGTALGAGLLAGFAYFLLKRIVVLNLPVIGGFIAELSKYVHQP, from the coding sequence TTGAGGTTGTTACGTGAGGTGAGTAACGTGGCCGATGCAGATTGGAATCAGGAAAAGACCAAGAACATATCGGAGAAGAAAAGTGAAAAGACTGCTGATTATAACGGCGTAAGTGTTCACGAATTGGCTCGATTAAATCATCAAGTTACATTATTATCTGAAACTCTGGAAAAAATGAGATTGGCGGAATATATTGCTTACCTTAATCGTCCGGGACGAATGCTTTGGTTTAATTTTTTGGTGGGGTTATTGCGAGGTTTGGGAACGGCCCTTGGAGCCGGTTTACTGGCAGGATTTGCTTATTTCCTTTTAAAAAGGATCGTGGTTTTGAATTTACCAGTGATTGGCGGCTTTATCGCAGAGTTAAGCAAATATGTGCATCAGCCTTAA
- the pduL gene encoding phosphate propanoyltransferase: METFTVPVGISNRHIHLSQDHIEALFGKGYTLTKMKDLSQPGQYACEETVSITGPKGTISGVRVLGPARKASQVELAGTDTFKVGLKPPVRDSGKIEGTPGIDVEGPKGRVHLDQGVIVAARHLHMTPEDAEKHSVKDGDHIQAIVPGPRGGIMGQVLVRISPDYALDLHVDTDEGNAFSLVNGQQIEVCKATE, translated from the coding sequence ATATCAAACCGTCACATTCATTTATCACAAGATCATATTGAAGCGTTATTTGGGAAAGGCTATACTTTGACAAAGATGAAAGATCTCAGTCAGCCAGGTCAGTATGCTTGTGAAGAAACGGTTTCTATTACCGGACCCAAAGGAACAATTTCTGGAGTTCGTGTTTTAGGGCCTGCCCGAAAAGCTTCCCAAGTAGAACTTGCGGGAACAGATACGTTTAAAGTTGGATTGAAACCTCCTGTTCGTGATTCCGGAAAAATTGAGGGAACCCCAGGAATTGACGTAGAGGGTCCAAAGGGTCGTGTTCATTTGGACCAAGGGGTTATTGTTGCAGCCCGTCATCTTCATATGACACCTGAAGATGCTGAAAAGCACTCTGTAAAAGATGGAGATCATATTCAAGCCATCGTTCCGGGGCCTCGCGGAGGAATTATGGGGCAAGTTTTAGTTCGCATCAGTCCTGATTATGCCTTAGATTTACATGTTGATACGGATGAAGGGAATGCCTTCAGTCTGGTAAATGGTCAGCAGATAGAAGTATGTAAGGCTACAGAATGA